In a genomic window of Glycine max cultivar Williams 82 chromosome 13, Glycine_max_v4.0, whole genome shotgun sequence:
- the LOC100782646 gene encoding uncharacterized protein, giving the protein MVSFHKALAETPIAEVPSELEAPPRKRKWEDETLTEEFFKHDPTDEKRKSIFGIELHLETPLPSHKLQQYLTIQSGQIHLCNTGDLLERNSYTEAPSLGQRSLDLELSLKKKEDGYDINEKKNYGSSGSAFGERDLFLVESSKSKKDDSCVLTRPAPSWLSSEGDDHKEMIATVCMRCHMLVMLCKSSPACPNCKFMHPPGQNPSKFLKRKKVQPLLC; this is encoded by the exons ATGGTTTCCTTTCACAAAGCTTTGGCCGAGACCCCAATAGCAGAAGTTCCATCAGAATTAGAAGCTCCACCAAGGAAGAGAAAGTGGGAAGACGAGACACTCACAGAAGAATTCTTCAAGCATGATCCAACAGATGAGAAGAGAAAATCCATCTTTGGTATAGAGCTACATCTAGAGACACCATTGCCTTCACATAAATTGCAACAATACCTCACTATTCag TCAGGGCAGATACACTTGTGCAACACAGGAGACTTATTGGAGAGAAACTCTTACACTGAAGCACCATCACTTGGCCAAAGGAGCCTAGACCTTGAGCTGTCACtgaagaaaaaggaagatgGTTATGACATAAATGAGAAGAAGAATTATGGTTCTAGTGGGAGTGCGTTTGGTGAACGTGATTTGTTTTTGGTTGAATCAAGCAAGTCCAAAAAGGATGATTCGTGTGTTTTAACTCGACCTGCACCATCGTGGCTATCAtcagagggagatgatcacaaagAGATGATTGCAACGGTTTGTATGAGGTGCCACATGTTGGTAATGTTGTGCAAGTCTTCCCCTGCTTGTCCTAATTGCAAATTCATGCACCCACCAGGTCAGAACCCTTCAAAATTCTTGAAGAGGAAGAAGGTTCAGCCTCTCTTGTGCTAA
- the LOC100788684 gene encoding synaptonemal complex protein 2, with protein MQKKLGFPISKSLDQFKSLYGSISATPKPLSSRPSADSVSSGSFANLKLTAEKLVKEQASVKTDLENANAKLKKSQEYVHALEEKLQNALNENAKLKVKQKEDEKMWKGLESKFSSTKTLCDQLTETLQQLAGLVQDAEKDKETLEYKLSASSEALDSLNKQMDGLSLKIDSAQEAIRSRDNELEKLKFGTEEREKFHRDEQCRVANVIQEKDTMIRNLEEMLTSSRLATENLNSKLEEVHLQLKVKEDEIMHHLTSQEKLEKENNDLQLCNAGLAEKLDMSLQEIKNLEESLQSLAAHLSNLDKESLNLLTKFDEMNLLYASCFQLVQQERQTFSKHAQYQYSELNNKFVVLELEKNATQMKNHELSKTVDELQKVHESTLAQLTEGSRLAAEKIRSLESEAETLISKKKDAEVLIFKLEEKAEFLLESSRSSENQVQGLLLKVSALETESKENTERLHAEISKKSEEIDTLQNERMKLEQHADSLDKEVIQLQNALEEKEKCILHYKEQEKNLEDQITENLSLLTAAESKLSEAKKQYDQMVENKQLELSRHLKEISQRNDQAINDIKRKYELEKMEIVNKEKEKADKAIAEIEGKCGQKIEECKEEQRQQLMRIQDEHTLLVTQMKQEHDKRQASLIAEHNEQLKRTQLQAENELREKTMFMRNDHEAQIKALRCELEDECRKLEEELHLQKSKEDRQRALLQLQWKVMSDKPKEDQEVNSKQDYSISSIKRRSSFGGKRNQHDLDSPYIDATQTPVPKLLKKMENVKTGSAVSIPKHHRKVTRREYEVETSNGRTITKKRKTRSTVMFEDPRNQKINTPKVNTPGSVVKSIKGGGHPHPLNIGDLFSEGSLNPYAEDPYAFD; from the exons ATGCAGAAGAAGCTAGGATTCCCAATCTCCAAGAGCCTCGACCAGTTCAAATCACTATACGGTTCAATTTCGGCAACACCGAAGCCATTATCTTCGCGTCCTTCCGCGGATTCCGTTTCATCGGGGAGTTTCGCGAACCTCAAGCTCACCGCAG AGAAATTGGTGAAAGAGCAAGCTTCGGTGAAGACTGATCTTGAAAATGCG AATGCTAAGCTCAAGAAGTCGCAGGAGTATGTCCATGCATTAGAAGAAAAGTTGCAGAATGCGTTGAACGAAAATGCTAAGCTCAAGGTCAAGCAGAAGGAAGATGAGAAAATGTGGAAGGGATTGGAGTCTAAGTTTTCTTCTACTAAGACCTTATGTGATCAACTTACTGAGACGTTGCAGCAGTTGGCTGGTTTGGTTCAGGACG CCGAAAAAGATAAGGAAACATTGGAATATAAACTGTCAGCAAGTTCAGAAGCTCTTGATAGCTTGAATAAACAGATGGATGGTTTGTCTTTGAAGATTGATTCTGCACAGGAAGCAATTAGATCCC GTGATAATGAGCTAGAGAAGCTCAAATTTGGTACAGAAGAACGGGAGAAATTTCACAGAGATGAACAGTGCAGAGTTGCCAATGTTATACAAGAGAAGG ATACTATGATAAGGAATTTAGAAGAAATGTTAACATCTAGTAGATTGGCTACagagaatttgaattcaaaGTTGGAAGAGGTTCACCTACAGTTAAAAGTTAAAGAAGATGAAATTATGCATCACTTAACCAGTCAAGAGAAAttggagaaagaaaataatgatcTTCAATTGTGCAATGCTGGGCTTGCAGAAAAGCTTGACATGTCACTTCAGGAAATCAAAAACCTTGAAGAATCACTTCAGTCATTGGCTGCACATTTGTCAAATTTAGACAAAGAAAGCCTGAATCTTTTGACCAAGTTTGATGAAATGAATTTGCTCTATGCTTCTTGTTTCCAGTTGGTTCAGCAGGAGAGACAAACTTTCTCAAAGCATGCTCAATACCAGTATAGTGAgcttaataataaatttgttgtctTGGAATTAGAAAAGAATGCAACTCAAATGAAAAATCATGAGTTAAGCAAAACTGTGGATGAACTTCAGAAAGTTCATGAATCTACTCTAGCCCAGCTTACGGAGGGCTCTCGATTAGCTGCTGAGAAAATTCGAAGTTTGGAGTCAGAAGCGGAAACTTTAATCTCAAAAAAGAAAGATGCAGAGgtattaattttcaaattagaagagaaagctGAATTTCTGTTAGAAAGTTCTAGATCATCAGAGAACCAAGTG CAAGGTTTACTGCTGAAGGTTTCAGCCTTAGAGActgaaagcaaagaaaatacAGAAAGACTGCACGCAGAAATATCGAAGAAATCAGAGGAAATAGATACTTTGCAAAACGAGAGAATGAAACTAGAGCAGCATGCTGATTCCCTTGATAAAGAAGTCATCCAGCTTCAGAATGCCttggaggaaaaagaaaagtgtaTTTTACATTATAAGGAACAGGAAAAGAATCTGGAAGATCAGATCACAGAG AATCTATCATTATTGACTGCTGCTGAAAGCAAACTTTCAGAGGCTAAAAAGCAATATGATCAAATGGTAGAGAATAAACAGTTAGAACTATCAAGGCATTTGAAAGAAATATCTCAGAGAAATGATCAG GCTATTAATGATATTAAGAGGAAGTATGAGTTGGAGAAGATGGAAATTGTGaacaaggaaaaagaaaag GCTGACAAAGCCATTGCAGAAATTGAGGGAAAGTGTGGCCAAAAAATTGAAGAATGCAAAGAAGAACAAAGGCAGCAGTTGATGCGCATTCAAGATGAACACACGTTGCTC GTTACTCAAATGAAGCAGGAGCATGACAAGAGGCAAGCAAGCCTCATAGCTGAACACAACGAACAGCTAAAGCGTACCCAACTGCAAGCTGAAAATGAATTGAGAGAG AAAACAATGTTTATGAGGAATGATCATGAAGCTCAGATTAAAGCATTGAGGTGTGAACTTGAAGATGAGTGTCGGAAGCTGGAAGAGGAGTTGCATCTTCAAAAATCCAAA GAAGACAGGCAAAGGGCTTTGTTGCAGTTGCAGTGGAAAGTGATGAGTGACAAGCCCAAAGAGGACCAAGAAGTGAATTCAAAACAG GATTACTCCATTTCATCCATTAAGAGAAGAAGTTCTTTTGGTGGCAAAAGAAATCAGCATGACCTG GACTCTCCTTACATTGATGCAACACAAACACCAGTACCAAAGTTGTTGAAAAAAATGGAGAACGTTAAAACAGGAAGTGCAGTGAGCATTCCTAAGCATCATAGGAAG GTAACTCGTCGTGAATATGAAGTTGAGACTTCTAATGGAAGAACTatcacaaagaaaagaaaaacaagaagtaCTGTCATGTTTGAG GACCCTAGAAATCAGAAGATAAATACACCAAAAGTAAATACCCCTGGAAGTGTTGTTAAG AGCATCAAAGGAGGAGGCCATCCTCATCCTTTAAACATTGGTGATTTGTTTTCAGAAGGGTCTCTTAATCCATATGCAGAGGATCCCTATGCATTTGATTAG